The genomic segment catatacaaatattgtttgtagaaagtcaaaaaaaacatacatagtattaaaaaaggaatataaaacgttacttaaatatatacaaacaataacacatattaaacagaaaaacatttatggcaaagttacggtaagcagttcagtggatgttctgcaatgagtcatatattcttctgagcagtaaaaacaatattttagaagatatttttttataactttatcgaaactattacagcttagctgttttatactttttggtaaaatattgtaatatagttataattaagactattttttttctgaaagacttaatctaaagcgatttgttcgtaggtagtgacagtttcgcgtattgtgaacatggacatcagactgctttattaaattggcatgttttctgtgaatttcagttaaaactttaaatatcagCAGaataggtagcggcataattttgaatttgataaagaaaggtcggcagtgttctagataactaaccccggCTAAAATTctgacagctttcttttgcattctaaaaatttgaagtgcatttattgaattgccccatataattacaccatagtttagatgAGAGTGGAATAAGGAacaatatgtcatttttaatgtttcaaagttgacaacccttgctagttggcgaataacaaataatgaacttgatagttttttcttaagttgtgagatatgggCCGACCAGTTAAGTCGATTagctatggttattcccaatagtttaacagtctctttgttaactagatcattgtgtaaattacttgcagataacGGAACGAGAACGGAAagaaaataaggcaaaaaacaatACTAAAAACATACAGACGGTTACGACGGGAACAAAAAAATAGGGAAGAGTACCTACCTAATTATATCCCGCggttaacattaaaaatataacatatatacctacataatatataaagataaataaatacaatCAAAGAACAAgttgtaacgggatttaattaagcatccagaaatcagatctaagtaacccaaatcagtttaaaaatttaaaatccttttaataacatTAATCATTGCTTATTGCTCAATGTGattgaaatttgcaatgtaatcaaaagcttatttaatattgtgtacaaattatattagtaaaacATGAATGCATAAACAAACGCAAGTGAAGTAAATACCTGGAAGACAACGGGAGTAGATCATTAAAAATTAAGAGTTAACAGTCGAAGCTAGTGTTGTCATCCATCAACTGGATACTCTCTCTATTAGTGTACTTAGAGAAGcaataaagtaattatgagtatccaGAAATCGAGTTAATCAACCCTATGCAGGGGTAAACTGTTTTCTTCAGGGAATAAACCCTATGCAGGGTTTCTTTGGAGTAGCTgtgtcgtggataagttgaatggcaaggagttggattggggcaactacaaaaatgaaacaaaggggtactgacATAAGTGTcttggaacaaatggacaaacaaaacaacaggaaggacctctagcaatttaaaatggacgccgcttcgaggtgccaaattataacgattacaacaactagttgtaactattgaaataattattagaaatgaaaaatatatgtttttaaatgaaactcattCGTCTATCCTTCGTCAAAGGgaaaaatttaatatgtatgtaCTCACTCTTAACAACTTTTGAATAAAAGGGTACCCCGTTAAAATAGGCAAAATGACATCACTCCCagaatttaatttctttttattttttacgtgCTACGTGATTAAAAAAAGTCAATTTTAGCCCGCCACCCCCTCCCCCCACTCCCTACCACCAAAAACATCAAtttgtctttttttaattttttttaaattcccaCGCAGAATTAAggcttttacaaaatttatttattttttatacccGTAGAGTGAGTAAAACCAGCCAAAATGCATATTATACACGTACAACATCCGAAGCGGTAGAAGATACAGTAGAAGAATATCGTCAGAAAGATACCACCTGATACATGAAACCATCTCTAACATTCCTGAACCAGAAACAATGATGATAATAGGAGATTGTAGtgcaaaaataggaaaaactaAAATAGATGACCATTTGAAAGGAACGTTAGGTAAACATATATTTTAGATATTAAATCTTggaaaatattagattttttataCTGTAGTATTCTATATCATTTTGCCAATCTTAAAACACTTTCTGTTTTGATTTTCTGGGTCTTAAAATATACAGTGTTGAGCTTTTTGCagtgtttttcttcttctttttgccACATTATCtttataattttactttttaGGTAAAGATTCATTTCTCATGATACTGTTTAAACGTTTAAAAAGTATCAGTGAAAGAGCTTACAAAGGTACATTAATCTTACAAATTACATTAGAAATTTCCAACAGAAAGAAATTTTGTATATCTTTGTATTGTAAAAATTGGGCCCATTTCTCATAGTCTAAATTTTATTTCCGTATTAGTGGGCATCTAGTAataaatacataaagaaaaataattcaaataataattaatatcttTTCATGTTACTTAGAAATAGAATGGAGTAATAATATATATTCtacaatttttatataatatagtactactaattttttacaatacaaaataaatatttcaaaatataaaggattgcaaataaatataatatattaatccTATTTAGGCCCTTATTTTTATCCTAAAACATCTGACTAGgcaattaatattattcacaTCTGGTTTAAGAGGTTGTCTAATACTAAtttcaaacaaaacaaatgattgaggttatgttaaaattaaacacACTCCTGTGATTTTCAAACTTAAATacatgaatttaaattttaattttgcttaAGAAGTAACCTTTAACAGACAATGTAATGTCGAATCCAAAATCAGAAGAATCTCGCCAGAATTACATCGACCAAAATCCTTTTGATGGTTTAAAAATCGAGGACAACTCAATTTTAGGTACTTTAGAAGGTAGACATCCCTGTCCAAAATGTGCAAAATCGAGAAAGTTTTATTGTTATTCATGTTACGTGCCTATCAAGGAACTTGAAGGGAAATTACCTTCTGTAAGAGTAAGTTTACCCTATTTTCTATCACCCTTAAACAATTTTTGTATACTGTTTAATATAAGACAGTTTATTTTGTTTTAGCTACCAATTACAATTGACATAATCAAGCATAAACATGAAATAGATGGTAAAAGTACTGCAGGGCATGCAGCAATTTTGGCTAAAGATTATGTCAATATTTATACCTATCCTGACATTCCGGATTACACAGATCAAAAtattgtacttatttttcccAGTCAGAAAGCTATCAGTGTAAGCCAGTTGATATCCAATGGACTAGATCAAGATGTGATTGAACAATTCCAAAATGCACCTCTAGATGAATTGCCACAAGGCTATAATAGAAGTacattaatgaaaaaaattccaaaatcTAGAGAAGAGTATGAATTTGGGGGAAATATTGGAAAGTTGCCTATTACAAAAGCAATTTTTATAGATAGTACTTGGAATCAGAGTAAAGGTTTGTGTTGTATTCCTATCATTATTAAAACACCATTTTTATGGATCTCTACTAACAATATTTTTCGATTATTAGTATCTATTCTACTGAAGCAAGGAATTAAAGAAAAATTGCTAAGTTGTCTGTGAGAAACACcccaaaataataataacacttcCTTTGATTAGGGTAAAGTGGGGTAACAGTATGAATAGTTGAACAATGGTTATATCACCAGAACAGATCAAAACCATAAATTTCTCGATTAACTCTATTCATCTGAGATGACAAATTAGGACTGTGCATGCAATAGATAAGATTCCTTACAAATTATACACTAAATCCAGCTGTTCATACCCTAGCATACAATcttctgttcttcttcttcaggtataTTGAAAGTTTGGTTAGAGCCGAACACTGGTTGGCAAcatttacattttcttttaacttTATCTTTTAAACTGCCTGTCACTCAGCTTTTATTGTTTTCCTGTTTTCTTGTTCTTTTACAAACAAATATAGTCCCTGTTACAATGAATATATAATAAAACGTTCTACTAAAAGCTTTTAATCTTTTCTGTAAGGGCCATTTATTTATCAAAGGTTCAAATTCCCATTTCTACTACTCTCCTCTTGTTTTTTTCCTGGATCTCTTCCATCTGTACACTTTTAACTGACTATGAACTCTGACTCACCTTTACTCTAATTACATTTTAACATGATTATGATTTTAGGTATCTTCAAAGACAAAAGAATAAGCAGTATTCCGTGTGTAGTGATTCAGAATAGAATATCCCAATTCTGGAGGCATCAAAAAGGCAGTCCTAGGTGGTATTTGGCTACAATAGAAGCTATCCACCAATTTTTGATAGAAATACATCTCCATAGGTGGGGACTCAATCCCAGTTATAAAggaataaataattgttttactGAAAAGTGTTTAGACCAATTTAAGTTGTTATATAATGATAGTGCTGAAGCTTACAATGGACAGTATGATAATTTGCTGTACTTTTTCCAGCATATGTATCAGCTTATACATGAGTATTATAACCACGAAGAACTGTATGCTTACAAAAGAAGACTAATGTGAAGAGATTTActaaaagtttattaataaatattcatatattgtttttctttctttttctaaaTGATAAGGACCATAGAGATAGTTAAACACATTTAAGATATACATAATGACAGATAAAATAGAAGATTCAGGACAGTGATTCAGAATAGTGAAGTAAGAGGTCAATTTTTTTCTCTTTGTTACAATCGTTTTATTGCCAAATAGACAAAggttaaatttattacaaaaagtTTGTTTTGCCCCAAACCAATGCtatgaattaaaaaaaagaatagtCAAGAGCTGATGTTGTTTCCTTTTTCACTCTTGTGTGCTGAGAAAGTGAATTCTCTGCTCATCGTATCTAACTTACTCATTATTTATACCAGTTTCTCTTTTAACTAGGCCTTTAATCTTCTTCCACAGGTCGatagaaaatgttcatttttcaaaataaaaaccacatTTTTAGacgtggtttttattttgaaacaaataactcaaaaagtaagtattaatagaaaaaaaatttcttaataaaaatatagtttataaaaaacaaaaaatggcgTAATTATGATGTCTGTAGACCCAGTCCAAGCAGAGTTGAAGCTCACGAAAAtaggttcttatttgtcaaattccaaattgaatatttcaacgtgaaataaataaaaaattaagcacttTTCTGTAAAAACTCATCAAAGCTTTTTGAAAGtgtttaaaaaagatttatttttgttttttttttaagtttctagCATCATAAGAGAGTTACACTCAAATTAAAGTTGGTcaatttttttggtaaaaacatgAAAATCGCCCTCtaataacaatttaaataaaatgaatcgttcttcttcttcttgatgtgcctatccgttacgaatgttggcgatcatcatggcaatctttatcttatctgcagcagcgcggaaaaatGCACAGATTGAACTAGATTCTGAGTTTAAATGAATCATTGCCGCTTTATAATTtacattatttatgtattttttatatgatCTATAAGTTTGGCCGGTTTAAAgtgttatttataaaaaatttgttttaaagtaaaagaaaaatttttggaaattttgaaaaaaatattttttttttcaaaataacaaaaAGAATTAGTGAAACAATAAATCTcgaagagtaaaaaataaaggttttgcttttctgaacatttttttttgttttctgtaagaCAAAAATTCCTTAAGATATTGTTGTTCAAAGTTTGCATACACTCATGATTAGTGAGTTGTTCAAGCCCTTTTAACCCATTAACCCCTTCGGTACGGTGATGCATCATGCTTGACTGTCCGCTCAGTACGATGATCATGAGTTTTCGTTCGCCATAAACGACGATGCCACCGCCTGCATCATATTTAAGGTATTTTTGTTCCGTGCTAATTACCTTATTCGAATCTAAAAGTGGAGAAACCACATCCAAAAGTGGGTGATGTCTAGAAGAAGATTAGATTTAGTTAATTTGATTGGTGATAAGGTTGCTTGGATGTTTGACTGATGGGATTGTGTGGGAAGTGAGGTTACTGTGCTGCTGTTTACTACTTACCTTACCAGTTGAGTTTTTGTTGTTAGAGAAGTAGGTGTTGATATCTTATGTCTCAGAGCAGCGATTCTGAATCCGATCTAGACTTAGATTACGAAGGTTATACGATGAGATAAGTTCAGAAAGTGATTATTCCTACAGACGAGGAGGAAGATGATGAACCAGTACAATTTGGGGATTGGAAAGTTATTTCAAATCCATTAGTGTTATTCATTAACAAATTAGTGTTATTACATTAACTTTAATTAATTATAGTGTGATATGTATTATAACAGACCGCGCGAAGCCGCTCGGTAAGCGCTCGAATCCGTATATAGGAGCCGACTTGTCGAATGACGGTCCGACACAAAGGGGTTAAtgaccaaaattaaatttttatcaaaacgaAATCAAAACTTCAGAATGAAATAAAAAGAGGTTGTTTCTAATAGCAATGTGCAAagtttacgttttttttttctttgtaactGTCTTTTTTTGACGTATGATATATCATACGCTGGGCAATGAAGGACACAATATttcataaaacattatttattttaaaatttttacgcGTGATATTTGACAAAACATTGCTCGGGATGAAGTCCTACATTACATTTAATGCATCGATATTTGGTAC from the Diabrotica undecimpunctata isolate CICGRU chromosome 1, icDiaUnde3, whole genome shotgun sequence genome contains:
- the LOC140441582 gene encoding tRNA-uridine aminocarboxypropyltransferase 1, which codes for MSNPKSEESRQNYIDQNPFDGLKIEDNSILGTLEGRHPCPKCAKSRKFYCYSCYVPIKELEGKLPSVRLPITIDIIKHKHEIDGKSTAGHAAILAKDYVNIYTYPDIPDYTDQNIVLIFPSQKAISVSQLISNGLDQDVIEQFQNAPLDELPQGYNRSTLMKKIPKSREEYEFGGNIGKLPITKAIFIDSTWNQSKGIFKDKRISSIPCVVIQNRISQFWRHQKGSPRWYLATIEAIHQFLIEIHLHRWGLNPSYKGINNCFTEKCLDQFKLLYNDSAEAYNGQYDNLLYFFQHMYQLIHEYYNHEELYAYKRRLM